One window from the genome of Ailuropoda melanoleuca isolate Jingjing chromosome 5, ASM200744v2, whole genome shotgun sequence encodes:
- the H1-6 gene encoding LOW QUALITY PROTEIN: histone H1t (The sequence of the model RefSeq protein was modified relative to this genomic sequence to represent the inferred CDS: inserted 1 base in 1 codon) — MSETAPVATADTALASMKSPPAKKRGKKPVGLPGASRKAPSLSVSKLITEALSVSQERTGVSLAALKKALAAAGYDVEKNNSRIKLGLKSLVSKGTLVQTKGTGASGSFKLNKKALPEPTKSKVKRPSSAKAKKLVLSRDSKSPKRAKTNKKAKKPSATVAQKSAKSGRKAQGAKGKQARKSPGKARAGKPXAGKPKLSQQKTNPRKVGSKK; from the exons ATGTCTGAGACGGCTCCAGTAGCCACAGCTGACACTGCCTTGGCGTCTATGAAGAGTCCCCCCgcgaagaagagagggaagaagccGGTGGGCCTGCCGGGCGCTAGTCGCAAGGCCCCGAGCCTGTCCGTGTCCAAGCTGATCACGGAGGCTCTCTCCGTGTCTCAGGAGCGGACAGGCGTGTCCCTGGCCGCGCTCAAGAAGGCGCTGGCGGCCGCCGGCTACGATGTGGAGAAGAACAACAGCCGCATCAAGCTGGGCCTCAAGAGCCTGGTGAGCAAGGGCACCCTGGTGCAGACCAAGGGCACCGGCGCCTCGGGCTCCTTCAAGCTCAACAAGAAGGCCCTTCCTGAGCCCACCAAGAGCAAGGTCAAGAGGCCGTCTTCTGCCAAGGCGAAGAAGCTGGTCTTATCCAGGGATTCGAAGTCCCCGAAACGTGCCAAGACCAACAAGAAAGCCAAGAAGCCCAGTGCCACGGTGGCGCAGAAATCTGCCAAGAGCGGCAGGAAGGCCCAGGGAGCCAAGGGCAAGCAAGCACGGAAGAGCCCGGGGAAGGCCAGAGCAGGGAAGC AGGCCGGGAAGCCTAAGCTGAGCCAGCAGAAGACTAACCCGAGGAAGGTGGGGTCCAAGAAGTAA
- the LOC100481285 gene encoding histone H4, which translates to MSGRGKGGKGLGKGGAKRHRKVLRDNIQGITKPAIRRLARRGGVKRISGLIYEETRGVLKVFLENVIRDAVTYTEHAKRKTVTAMDVVYALKRQGRTLYGFGG; encoded by the coding sequence ATGTCTGGTCGAGGCAAGGGTGGGAAGGGCCTGGGCAAGGGGGGCGCCAAGCGCCATCGCAAGGTTCTGCGCGACAACATCCAGGGGATCACCAAGCCCGCCATCCGGCGGCTGGCCCGGCGCGGCGGCGTCAAGCGCATCTCCGGGCTCATCTACGAGGAGACCCGCGGGGTGCTTAAGGTGTTCCTGGAGAACGTGATCCGGGACGCTGTCACCTACACGGAGCACGCCAAGCGCAAGACCGTCACGGCCATGGACGTGGTCTACGCGCTCAAGCGCCAGGGCCGCACCCTCTATGGCTTCGGGGGCTGA